In a single window of the Branchiostoma floridae strain S238N-H82 chromosome 2, Bfl_VNyyK, whole genome shotgun sequence genome:
- the LOC118404741 gene encoding DAZ-associated protein 1-like isoform X6, whose translation MANSQGDEVGKLFVGGISWDTTQEGLKNYFSKFGEVVDCVIMKDSNTGRSRGFGFVKFGDASCVQTVLASGPHNLDGRVIDPKECTPRSQQRDDDGGWGGRKRFNQGKAGGAYQGRVKKIFVGGIPPNCGEEDLKEFFGTFGKVTEVVMMYDQQKQRPRGFGFLTFEDEASVEKAVDVHWHNIKGKRVEAKKAEPRDGKSGGGGWGRGGGGFGGGGWGGQQSNWGGQQGGGMENGGYGGPGRGGGYNQFGGGYGGPPQPGGYGGGGGYGGPPAGGPPPGGYGTTGYGYGYGGTGDPYGQQQSFQQGQGMGQGMGQGMGQGMGQNQGGYGAQPAGDASKPADFNNYGYGQMGSYPQQESSYGAVRGSANYGGTGDANYGGSAGTELSEEYEY comes from the exons ATGGCGAATTCACAAGGCGACGAAGTTGG GAAATTATTTGTGGGGGGCATCAGCTGGGATACAACGCAAG AGGGTCTAAAGAACTACTTCAGCAAGTTCGGAGAGGTGGTGGACTGTGTCATCATGAAAGATTCCAACACTGGCCGGTCAAGGGGCTTTGGTTTTGTCAAGTTTGGAGATGCATCCTGTGTACAGACTGTCCTCGCTAGTGGCCCACACAACCTAGACGGCAGAGTG ATTGATCCAAAAGAATGCACACCCAGAAGTCAGCAAAGG GATGATGACGGTGGTTGGGGTGGCAGAAAACGATTCAATCAG GGAAAGGCTGGTGGTGCCTACCAGGGCCGTGTCAAGAAGATCTTTGTTGGTGGCATTCCACCCAACTGTGGAGAGGAAGACCTGAAAGAGTTCTTTGGCACTTTTGGCAAG GTGACAGAAGTCGTGATGATGTATGACCAACAGAAACAGAGACCCAGAG GATTTGGATTTTTAACGTTCGAGGATGAAGCCAGCGTTGAGAAGGCTGTGGATGTACATTGGCACAATATCAAGGGCAAACGG GTTGAGGCAAAGAAGGCAGAACCCCGCGACGGCAAGTCTGGCGGAGGCGGCTGGGGCCGCGGCGGTGGTGGTTTCGGAGGCGGCGGCTGGGGCGGCCAGCAGAGCAACTGGGGCGGCCAGCAGGGCGGAGGTATGGAAAATG GCGGCTATGGCGGTCCTGGTCGCGGAGGCGGCTACAACCAGTTTGGCGGCGGCTACGGCGGACCACCCCAGCCCGGCGGCTACGGTGGTGGCGGCGGCTACGGAGGACCACCTGCTGGCGGACCACCACCCGGAGGCTATG GCACGACAGGGTATGGCTATGGTTATGGTGGAACTGGGGATCCGTATGGCCAGCAACAAAGCTTCCAACAGGGCCAGGGTATGGGGCAGGGGATGGGACAGGGCATGGGCCAGGGCATGGGACAGAACCAGGGTGGCTACGGAGCTCAGCCTGCCGGGGACGCCAGCAAGCCTGCCGACTTCAACAACTACGGCTACG GACAAATGGGCAGTTAcccacagcaggagtccagctACGGCGCCGTAAGAGGCTCGGCAAACTACGGCGGCACCGGTGATGCGAACTACGGAGGCAGTGCAGGTACTGAGCTCTCTGAAG
- the LOC118404741 gene encoding DAZ-associated protein 1-like isoform X7: protein MANSQGDEVGKLFVGGISWDTTQEGLKNYFSKFGEVVDCVIMKDSNTGRSRGFGFVKFGDASCVQTVLASGPHNLDGRVIDPKECTPRSQQRDDDGGWGGRKRFNQGKAGGAYQGRVKKIFVGGIPPNCGEEDLKEFFGTFGKVTEVVMMYDQQKQRPRGFGFLTFEDEASVEKAVDVHWHNIKGKRVEAKKAEPRDGKSGGGGWGRGGGGFGGGGWGGQQSNWGGQQGGGMENGGYGGPGRGGGYNQFGGGYGGPPQPGGYGGGGGYGGPPAGGPPPGGYGTTGYGYGYGGTGDPYGQQQSFQQGQGMGQGMGQGMGQGMGQNQGGYGAQPAGDASKPADFNNYGYGQMGSYPQQESSYGAVRGSANYGGTGDANYGGSAEYEY, encoded by the exons ATGGCGAATTCACAAGGCGACGAAGTTGG GAAATTATTTGTGGGGGGCATCAGCTGGGATACAACGCAAG AGGGTCTAAAGAACTACTTCAGCAAGTTCGGAGAGGTGGTGGACTGTGTCATCATGAAAGATTCCAACACTGGCCGGTCAAGGGGCTTTGGTTTTGTCAAGTTTGGAGATGCATCCTGTGTACAGACTGTCCTCGCTAGTGGCCCACACAACCTAGACGGCAGAGTG ATTGATCCAAAAGAATGCACACCCAGAAGTCAGCAAAGG GATGATGACGGTGGTTGGGGTGGCAGAAAACGATTCAATCAG GGAAAGGCTGGTGGTGCCTACCAGGGCCGTGTCAAGAAGATCTTTGTTGGTGGCATTCCACCCAACTGTGGAGAGGAAGACCTGAAAGAGTTCTTTGGCACTTTTGGCAAG GTGACAGAAGTCGTGATGATGTATGACCAACAGAAACAGAGACCCAGAG GATTTGGATTTTTAACGTTCGAGGATGAAGCCAGCGTTGAGAAGGCTGTGGATGTACATTGGCACAATATCAAGGGCAAACGG GTTGAGGCAAAGAAGGCAGAACCCCGCGACGGCAAGTCTGGCGGAGGCGGCTGGGGCCGCGGCGGTGGTGGTTTCGGAGGCGGCGGCTGGGGCGGCCAGCAGAGCAACTGGGGCGGCCAGCAGGGCGGAGGTATGGAAAATG GCGGCTATGGCGGTCCTGGTCGCGGAGGCGGCTACAACCAGTTTGGCGGCGGCTACGGCGGACCACCCCAGCCCGGCGGCTACGGTGGTGGCGGCGGCTACGGAGGACCACCTGCTGGCGGACCACCACCCGGAGGCTATG GCACGACAGGGTATGGCTATGGTTATGGTGGAACTGGGGATCCGTATGGCCAGCAACAAAGCTTCCAACAGGGCCAGGGTATGGGGCAGGGGATGGGACAGGGCATGGGCCAGGGCATGGGACAGAACCAGGGTGGCTACGGAGCTCAGCCTGCCGGGGACGCCAGCAAGCCTGCCGACTTCAACAACTACGGCTACG GACAAATGGGCAGTTAcccacagcaggagtccagctACGGCGCCGTAAGAGGCTCGGCAAACTACGGCGGCACCGGTGATGCGAACTACGGAGGCAGTGCAG